A genomic stretch from Embleya scabrispora includes:
- a CDS encoding cupin domain-containing protein has product MDHAPTPDADITVTHAPDHPLTPLPIDPADVLSGDPVTSFAVLREDDHAEHGLWQMTPGSAAGVEADEMFVVLAGRATIDVRNGPTLDVKPGDVGLMRAGTHAVWTVHETLRKAYRITKPTPG; this is encoded by the coding sequence ATGGACCACGCGCCCACACCGGACGCCGACATCACCGTCACCCACGCACCCGACCACCCCCTCACGCCGTTGCCGATCGACCCCGCCGACGTCCTGTCGGGAGACCCCGTCACGTCGTTCGCGGTCCTGCGCGAGGACGACCACGCCGAGCACGGCCTGTGGCAGATGACCCCCGGGTCGGCCGCCGGCGTCGAGGCCGACGAGATGTTCGTCGTGCTCGCCGGCCGCGCCACGATCGACGTCCGCAACGGCCCCACCCTCGACGTCAAACCCGGCGACGTCGGCCTCATGCGCGCCGGCACCCACGCCGTGTGGACCGTCCACGAAACCCTCCGCAAGGCGTACCGGATCACCAAACCCACCCCCGGATGA
- a CDS encoding HAMP domain-containing protein, producing MTEDVGTGGVPTARGGHSPQPVEDGELRQLLAGLTAVRDGDFGTRLPGSGDGLMGEIADVFNGMVDQLAVFTSEVTRVAREVGSEGALGGQAHVPGVSGTWADLTDSVNAMAGNLTDQVRNVAQVTTAVALGDLSQKITVDARGEILELKNTINTMVDQLSAFADEVTRVAREVGTDGRLGGQADVKGVSGTWRDLTDSVNFMAGNLTSQVRSIAQVATAVARGDLSQKVRVDARGEILELKETINTMVDQLSAFADEVTRVAREVGTDGRLGGQADVKGVSGTWKDLTESVNVMADNLTAQVRSIAEVTTAVAQGDLSQKIRVDARGEILELKETINTMVDQLSAFADEVTRVAREVGTEGNLGGQATVRGASGTWKDLTDNVNVMASNLTGQVRSIAQVATAVARGDLSRKITVEAKGEVAALAEVINTMVDTLSAFADEVTRVAREVGTEGILGGQARVPNVAGTWKDLTDNVNSMANNLTGQVRNIAQVTTAVANGDLSKKIDVDARGEILELKTTINTMVDQLSSFAAEVTRVAREVGSEGRLGGQAEVEGVSGTWKRLTENVNELAGNLTRQVRAIAEVASAVAEGDLTRSITVDASGEVAELKDNINAMVGSLRETTRANEEQDWLKSNLARVSALMQGHRDLAVVAELVMDELTPLVSAQYGAFYLAEDGGTGTGLRLIGSYGLGVDDAHASLIPPGRTLVGQAARSRRTLAVSDIPADYVISSGLGRAAPTALIVLPIVVEDQVLGVIELASITAFTAVHRDFLDQLMETVGVNVNTIVANARTDELLAESQRLAGELSVRSEELQHQQEELQHSNEELEDKAALLASQNRDIEAKNLQIEQARQELEDRARQLTLASKYKSEFLANMSHELRTPLNSLLILAQLLAQNPTRNLSPKQVEYAGIIHSAGSDLLQLINDILDLSKVEAGKMDVHTERVSLRRLLDYVEATFRPMTMQKSLTFDIVTGPGVPADLLTDDSRLRQILRNLLSNAVKFTDRGHIALRTERAADNEIPEGVHRGDVVVAFRVRDTGVGIAEHQLETIFGAFQQADGTTSRKYGGTGLGLSISREIATLLGGAITADSTPGQGSTFTLYLPAVHTGAAASPPETQTIAITASATETHPLRRASEESPRPGGRRVLVVEERVQGLLGLVTMSAVADITSDTHFTGVDVEVLTVVDAQEAASTLATVPCHCVVLDLDMPGGQALALLDALDADPASANVPVLAHNTRRLPREQARALQSRADTRPLELLSGLDELRERIALHLSAEQPGDVLPLVDPAQRRHHAAPTVDGALADRTVLIVDDDARNLYALSNILELHAVNVLHAENGREGITTLVEHPEIDLVLMDVMMPEMDGYTATAEIRRMARHADLPIIMVTAKAMPGDRDNSLAAGASDYVTKPVDTDDLLAVLRRHLAPS from the coding sequence ATGACCGAAGATGTGGGCACAGGCGGAGTACCCACCGCGCGCGGAGGACACTCGCCACAGCCGGTCGAGGACGGGGAACTGCGGCAGCTTCTGGCCGGGTTGACCGCCGTGCGCGACGGTGACTTCGGCACCCGGTTGCCCGGCAGCGGCGACGGTCTCATGGGCGAGATCGCCGATGTGTTCAACGGCATGGTCGACCAGTTGGCCGTGTTCACCTCCGAGGTCACGCGGGTGGCCCGGGAGGTGGGGTCGGAAGGCGCGCTGGGCGGGCAGGCGCACGTGCCGGGCGTGTCCGGGACGTGGGCGGATCTGACCGACTCGGTGAACGCGATGGCCGGGAACCTCACGGACCAGGTGCGCAATGTCGCGCAGGTGACGACGGCGGTCGCGTTGGGCGACCTGTCGCAGAAGATCACCGTGGACGCGCGCGGGGAGATCCTGGAGCTGAAGAACACCATCAACACGATGGTGGACCAGCTCTCCGCGTTCGCCGACGAGGTCACCCGCGTCGCCCGCGAGGTCGGCACCGACGGGCGCTTGGGCGGACAGGCCGACGTCAAGGGCGTCTCCGGCACCTGGCGCGACCTGACCGACTCGGTGAACTTCATGGCCGGGAACCTCACGTCCCAGGTCCGTTCGATCGCGCAGGTCGCCACGGCGGTGGCGCGCGGCGACCTGTCGCAAAAGGTCCGGGTGGACGCGCGCGGGGAGATCCTGGAGTTGAAGGAGACCATCAACACGATGGTCGACCAGCTCTCCGCGTTCGCCGACGAGGTCACCCGCGTCGCCCGCGAGGTCGGCACCGACGGGCGCTTGGGCGGACAGGCCGACGTCAAGGGCGTCTCCGGCACCTGGAAGGACCTCACGGAATCCGTCAACGTCATGGCGGACAACCTCACCGCGCAGGTGCGTTCCATCGCCGAGGTGACCACCGCCGTCGCACAGGGTGACCTGTCGCAGAAGATCCGGGTGGACGCGCGCGGGGAGATCCTGGAGTTGAAGGAGACCATCAACACGATGGTCGACCAGCTCTCCGCGTTCGCCGACGAGGTCACCCGCGTCGCCCGCGAGGTCGGCACCGAGGGCAACCTCGGCGGCCAGGCCACCGTGCGCGGCGCCTCCGGTACCTGGAAGGACCTCACCGACAACGTCAACGTGATGGCGTCCAACCTCACCGGTCAGGTGCGCTCCATCGCCCAGGTCGCCACCGCGGTCGCGCGCGGCGACCTCTCCCGCAAGATCACGGTCGAGGCGAAGGGCGAGGTCGCCGCCCTCGCCGAGGTCATCAACACCATGGTCGACACCCTGTCCGCGTTCGCCGACGAGGTCACCCGCGTCGCCCGCGAGGTCGGCACGGAGGGCATCCTCGGCGGTCAGGCCCGCGTGCCCAATGTCGCCGGAACGTGGAAGGACCTGACCGACAACGTCAACTCGATGGCGAACAACCTCACCGGGCAGGTCCGCAACATCGCCCAGGTCACCACCGCGGTGGCCAACGGCGACCTGTCGAAGAAGATCGACGTCGACGCCCGCGGGGAGATCCTGGAGCTGAAGACGACCATCAACACGATGGTCGACCAACTCTCCTCCTTCGCCGCCGAGGTCACCCGCGTGGCCCGCGAGGTCGGCAGCGAGGGCCGGCTCGGCGGGCAGGCCGAGGTCGAGGGCGTCTCGGGCACGTGGAAGCGGCTCACCGAGAACGTCAACGAACTCGCCGGCAACCTCACCCGCCAGGTCCGCGCGATCGCCGAGGTCGCCAGCGCCGTCGCCGAGGGCGACCTGACCCGGTCGATCACCGTGGACGCCTCCGGCGAGGTCGCCGAACTCAAGGACAACATCAACGCCATGGTCGGGTCGCTGCGCGAGACCACCCGCGCCAACGAGGAACAGGACTGGCTCAAGTCCAACCTCGCCCGCGTGTCCGCGCTCATGCAGGGCCACCGCGACCTGGCGGTCGTCGCCGAACTCGTCATGGACGAACTCACCCCCCTGGTCTCCGCCCAATACGGTGCCTTCTACCTCGCCGAGGACGGCGGGACGGGAACCGGACTGCGCCTGATCGGCTCGTACGGGCTCGGGGTGGACGACGCCCACGCCTCGCTCATCCCGCCGGGGCGCACGCTGGTGGGCCAGGCCGCCCGCAGCCGGCGCACCCTCGCCGTGAGCGACATCCCGGCCGACTACGTGATCTCCTCCGGTCTCGGCCGCGCCGCGCCCACCGCGCTGATCGTGTTGCCGATCGTGGTGGAGGACCAGGTGCTCGGGGTCATCGAACTGGCGTCGATCACCGCGTTCACCGCCGTACACCGCGACTTCCTCGACCAGTTGATGGAGACCGTCGGCGTCAACGTCAACACCATCGTCGCCAACGCCCGCACCGACGAACTCCTCGCCGAGTCCCAGCGCCTGGCCGGCGAACTGAGCGTGCGATCCGAGGAATTGCAGCACCAGCAGGAGGAACTCCAGCACTCCAACGAGGAATTGGAGGACAAGGCCGCGCTCCTGGCGTCGCAGAACCGCGACATCGAGGCCAAGAACCTTCAGATCGAACAGGCCCGCCAGGAACTGGAGGACCGGGCCCGTCAGTTGACGCTCGCGTCCAAGTACAAGTCGGAGTTCCTGGCGAACATGAGCCACGAACTGCGCACTCCCCTCAACAGCCTGCTCATCCTCGCCCAACTGCTCGCGCAGAACCCCACCCGCAACCTCAGCCCCAAGCAGGTGGAATACGCGGGCATCATCCACTCCGCCGGCTCGGACCTGCTGCAACTGATCAACGACATCCTCGATCTGTCCAAGGTCGAGGCCGGGAAGATGGACGTGCACACCGAACGGGTGTCGCTGCGCCGACTCCTCGACTACGTCGAGGCGACGTTCCGGCCGATGACCATGCAAAAGAGCCTGACCTTCGACATCGTCACCGGCCCCGGCGTGCCGGCCGACCTGCTCACCGACGACTCACGCCTGCGGCAGATCCTGCGCAACCTGCTGTCCAACGCGGTCAAGTTCACCGACCGCGGCCACATAGCGCTGCGCACGGAGCGGGCCGCCGACAACGAGATCCCCGAAGGCGTGCACCGGGGCGACGTCGTGGTGGCCTTCCGCGTGCGCGACACCGGGGTGGGCATCGCCGAACACCAACTAGAGACGATCTTCGGCGCGTTCCAACAGGCCGACGGCACCACCAGCCGCAAGTACGGCGGAACCGGCCTCGGGCTGTCGATCAGCCGCGAGATCGCCACCCTGCTCGGCGGCGCCATCACCGCCGACAGCACCCCCGGACAGGGCAGCACCTTCACCCTGTACCTGCCCGCCGTGCACACCGGCGCCGCCGCGTCGCCACCCGAGACGCAGACCATCGCCATCACCGCCTCCGCCACGGAGACCCACCCCCTGCGACGGGCGAGCGAGGAATCCCCCCGGCCCGGCGGCCGCCGCGTGCTCGTGGTCGAGGAACGCGTCCAGGGTCTGCTGGGCCTGGTGACGATGAGCGCCGTCGCCGACATCACCTCGGACACGCACTTCACGGGTGTCGATGTCGAGGTGTTGACCGTCGTGGACGCGCAGGAGGCCGCCAGTACGCTGGCGACAGTCCCCTGTCACTGCGTGGTCCTGGACCTGGACATGCCCGGCGGCCAGGCGCTGGCCCTGCTCGACGCGCTCGATGCCGACCCCGCGTCGGCGAACGTGCCCGTCCTGGCCCACAACACCCGCCGCCTTCCCCGGGAACAGGCCCGTGCGCTCCAGTCGCGCGCCGACACCAGGCCTTTGGAACTGCTGTCCGGTCTGGACGAGTTGCGCGAACGCATCGCGCTGCACCTGTCCGCCGAGCAACCCGGCGACGTACTGCCCCTCGTCGACCCCGCGCAACGCCGCCACCATGCGGCACCCACCGTCGACGGCGCCCTCGCCGACCGCACCGTCCTGATCGTCGACGACGACGCGCGCAACCTGTACGCGCTCAGCAACATCCTCGAACTCCACGCCGTCAACGTCCTGCACGCGGAGAACGGCCGCGAAGGCATCACCACCCTCGTCGAACACCCCGAGATCGACCTCGTCCTGATGGACGTGATGATGCCCGAAATGGACGGCTACACCGCAACCGCCGAGATCCGGCGCATGGCCCGGCACGCCGACCTGCCGATCATCATGGTCACCGCCAAGGCGATGCCCGGCGACCGCGACAACAGCCTCGCCGCCGGAGCCAGCGACTACGTCACCAAACCCGTCGACACCGACGACCTCCTCGCCGTCCTGCGCCGCCACCTCGCCCCCTCCTGA
- a CDS encoding NAD(P)/FAD-dependent oxidoreductase: MTSTTTHLRALADAAPTPLWLDDPAAPAPAPALTGAATADLVVVGGGYTGLWTALRAKEREPARDVVLLEARTCGWAASGRNGGFVASSLTHGFLNGHDRWPDEIRTLERLGVDNLDAIGAAVDTYGIDCAFERTGELDVATQPWQLDDLRARAELETSYGNDVTVLDADATRARVDSPTYLGALWEPHGTALVEPARLAWGLRRACLDLGVRIHENTPVQGLTAGEHTSDVRTPYGRVTARHIALATNAFPSPLRRVRAYVIPVYDYCLATEPLTDAQREAIGWHGREGIADSANQFHYYRLTHDNRIVWGGYDTIYHYANGLRDELNHRPRTYATLARQFFETFPQLEGIRFTHTWGGVIDTSTRFCVFFGSAHGKRLSYAAGFTGLGVGATRFAADTMLDLLHGDDTERTRLRMVRDKPLPFPPEPVRWTGIQLTRRSLDRADRTDGRRNLWLRTLDKCGLGFNV; this comes from the coding sequence ATGACCAGCACCACCACCCATCTACGGGCCCTTGCCGACGCCGCGCCCACCCCGCTGTGGCTCGACGACCCCGCCGCGCCGGCACCCGCCCCCGCGTTGACCGGCGCCGCGACCGCCGACCTGGTCGTGGTCGGCGGCGGCTACACCGGCCTGTGGACCGCGCTGCGCGCCAAGGAACGCGAACCCGCCCGCGACGTCGTCCTGTTGGAAGCGCGCACCTGCGGCTGGGCCGCCTCCGGCCGCAACGGCGGCTTCGTCGCCTCCAGCCTCACCCACGGCTTCCTCAACGGCCACGACCGCTGGCCCGACGAGATCCGCACCCTGGAGCGCCTCGGCGTCGACAACCTCGACGCGATCGGCGCCGCCGTCGACACCTACGGCATCGACTGCGCCTTCGAACGCACCGGCGAACTCGACGTCGCCACCCAACCCTGGCAGCTCGACGACCTGCGAGCCCGCGCCGAACTGGAAACCTCCTACGGCAACGACGTCACCGTCCTGGACGCCGACGCCACCCGCGCCCGCGTCGATTCCCCCACCTACCTCGGCGCACTGTGGGAACCCCACGGCACCGCCCTGGTCGAACCCGCCCGCCTCGCCTGGGGACTACGCCGCGCCTGCCTCGACCTCGGAGTGCGCATCCACGAGAACACCCCCGTACAGGGCCTCACCGCCGGCGAACACACCAGCGACGTACGCACCCCCTACGGCCGAGTAACCGCACGCCACATCGCGCTGGCCACCAACGCGTTCCCCTCCCCGCTGCGCCGCGTGCGCGCCTACGTCATTCCGGTCTACGACTACTGCCTGGCCACCGAACCCCTCACCGACGCCCAGCGCGAGGCGATCGGCTGGCACGGCCGCGAAGGCATCGCCGACTCCGCCAACCAGTTCCACTACTACCGCCTCACCCACGACAACCGAATCGTGTGGGGCGGCTACGACACCATCTACCACTACGCCAACGGCCTGCGCGACGAACTGAACCACCGGCCGCGGACGTACGCCACCCTCGCCCGCCAGTTCTTCGAGACCTTCCCCCAACTCGAAGGCATCCGCTTCACCCACACGTGGGGCGGCGTCATCGACACCAGCACCCGCTTCTGCGTCTTCTTCGGCAGCGCACACGGCAAACGCCTGTCCTACGCCGCCGGATTCACCGGACTCGGCGTCGGCGCCACCCGCTTCGCCGCCGACACCATGCTCGACCTCCTGCACGGCGACGACACCGAACGCACCCGCCTGCGCATGGTGCGCGACAAGCCGCTGCCGTTCCCGCCCGAGCCCGTGCGCTGGACCGGCATCCAACTCACCCGCCGCTCCCTCGACCGCGCCGACCGCACCGACGGCCGACGCAACCTGTGGCTGCGCACCCTCGACAAATGCGGCCTCGGCTTCAACGTCTGA
- a CDS encoding STAS domain-containing protein encodes MSVAESDLVLTVHTPRPGAVVVDVRGHLDHHTAPRLRGRGFELIDRGLHHVVLNLAGLRFSDSTGLAVLVALHHRTRAHRGSIAVAAPPERFRRMLRVTGLSLVIAEHDDVDHALAAIETDDAPARCAAATPARTDTAKPPDPAPAGGRGRGPPLERRTASRLARRPFVSTWCFRRDGCVGRRKGGLQRRVGEGARVGAAGLAFPSGSGVLGGRCALGCVGWCGVRPSRWWVAVGVRGSGAGDFR; translated from the coding sequence ATGAGCGTGGCCGAATCAGACCTCGTTTTGACCGTGCATACCCCACGTCCGGGTGCCGTGGTCGTCGACGTTCGCGGACATCTCGACCACCACACCGCACCCCGACTGCGCGGACGCGGCTTCGAACTGATCGACCGAGGGCTCCACCATGTGGTGTTGAACCTGGCCGGTTTGCGGTTTTCCGACTCCACCGGCCTGGCCGTCCTGGTCGCCCTCCACCACCGCACCCGCGCCCACCGGGGCAGCATCGCCGTCGCGGCCCCACCCGAGCGCTTTCGCAGGATGCTGCGCGTGACCGGCCTGTCCCTCGTCATCGCCGAACACGACGACGTCGACCACGCACTGGCGGCGATCGAAACCGACGACGCCCCGGCCCGCTGCGCGGCGGCCACCCCGGCACGGACGGACACGGCCAAGCCGCCCGACCCCGCCCCTGCCGGGGGCCGGGGCCGCGGTCCGCCCCTGGAACGTAGGACGGCTTCTCGGCTTGCCCGTCGACCCTTCGTCAGCACTTGGTGCTTCCGGCGAGACGGGTGTGTTGGTCGGCGAAAAGGCGGCCTGCAGCGGCGGGTCGGGGAGGGGGCTCGGGTTGGGGCTGCCGGGCTTGCGTTCCCGAGTGGGTCGGGTGTCCTCGGCGGGCGTTGCGCCTTGGGTTGCGTGGGTTGGTGCGGGGTCCGTCCGAGTCGGTGGTGGGTGGCCGTCGGCGTTCGGGGCTCCGGGGCTGGGGATTTCCGGTGA
- a CDS encoding TetR family transcriptional regulator C-terminal domain-containing protein, which produces MVSSAGARKDRTGTSADARRRLPPEERRETILRATVRLGLTGGLDRLTSRQIAVEAGVTGGLVNHYFPNMDDLVAAAFALAATEEIHATFADVEQRPTPPARLRRLIDLYFAEEGYEVNRLWLDAWSMAPRRPALLAEVERQMDHWVERLAPLITEGVERGAFRTPDPTASARRLLALLDGAALHTVLHRAVDADDTRSLILAAAEHELRTAPGTLRDTRS; this is translated from the coding sequence ATGGTGTCAAGTGCTGGGGCGCGAAAGGACCGAACGGGCACGTCGGCGGATGCACGACGTCGTCTGCCACCGGAGGAACGGCGCGAGACGATCCTGCGCGCGACCGTGCGCCTGGGGCTGACGGGAGGCTTGGACCGGTTGACCTCGCGACAGATCGCCGTCGAGGCCGGCGTCACCGGCGGACTGGTCAACCACTACTTCCCGAACATGGACGACCTGGTCGCCGCCGCGTTCGCACTCGCCGCCACCGAGGAGATCCACGCGACCTTCGCCGACGTCGAACAGCGCCCCACCCCGCCGGCCCGCCTGCGCAGGCTGATCGACCTGTACTTCGCCGAGGAGGGCTACGAGGTCAACCGGCTGTGGCTGGACGCCTGGAGCATGGCCCCGCGCCGCCCCGCGCTCCTCGCGGAGGTGGAACGCCAGATGGACCACTGGGTCGAACGCCTGGCCCCCCTGATCACGGAGGGCGTCGAACGCGGCGCCTTCCGCACCCCCGACCCCACCGCCTCGGCCCGCCGCCTCCTGGCCCTGCTCGACGGCGCCGCCCTGCACACCGTCCTGCACCGCGCCGTCGACGCCGACGACACCCGCTCCCTCATCCTCGCCGCCGCCGAACACGAACTGCGCACCGCGCCGGGCACGTTGCGCGACACACGCTCCTGA
- a CDS encoding YegP family protein, with protein MAGKFEVYTDNGGRFRFRLKAGNGEIIATGEAYETKAACLKGIESVRTNAADARVDTLDS; from the coding sequence ATGGCAGGCAAGTTCGAGGTGTACACGGACAACGGTGGCAGGTTCAGGTTCCGGCTCAAGGCGGGCAACGGCGAGATCATCGCCACCGGTGAGGCCTACGAGACCAAGGCCGCCTGTCTCAAGGGCATCGAATCGGTGCGGACCAACGCGGCCGACGCCAGGGTCGACACCCTCGACTCCTAA
- a CDS encoding polyketide cyclase, with the protein MTTERFEVRRRFSVAPAAVFAVLCDPRGHVAIDSSGMLQSAEGGTVTGVGDEFVVHMDREALNDYPLGRYDVTVVITEFERDAHIQWTIRGVIQPPLRHLYGYRLEADTEGGTLVTSYYDWSQIDEAYRDKGVFPVIPEAALRATLGILARTVEQPLASGG; encoded by the coding sequence ATGACCACTGAGCGTTTCGAAGTGCGGCGCAGATTCTCCGTGGCGCCCGCGGCGGTGTTCGCGGTGCTGTGTGACCCGCGCGGGCACGTGGCGATCGACAGTTCAGGGATGCTCCAGTCCGCCGAGGGCGGCACCGTGACCGGGGTGGGGGACGAGTTCGTCGTCCACATGGACCGCGAGGCGCTCAACGACTACCCCCTCGGCAGGTACGACGTCACCGTCGTCATCACCGAGTTCGAGCGGGACGCCCACATCCAGTGGACGATCAGGGGTGTGATCCAACCCCCGCTGCGACACCTGTACGGCTACCGGCTGGAGGCGGACACCGAGGGCGGCACCCTGGTGACCTCCTACTACGACTGGAGCCAAATCGACGAGGCGTACCGGGACAAGGGCGTCTTCCCGGTCATCCCCGAAGCCGCCCTGCGCGCCACCCTGGGCATCCTCGCCCGCACCGTCGAGCAGCCGCTCGCGTCGGGCGGATAG
- a CDS encoding PRC domain containing protein: MSTGDNVWGHRRESGYTAGTSLAGYKVDATDGHIGKVDKHNDEVDASYLVVDTGVWIFGRHVLLPAGTIESIDTENKVVHVSRTKEEIKNSPEFDKDKHLDDHDHRARTGDYYGNTAPGAPGVPGTLGAPGTGPAGMP; the protein is encoded by the coding sequence TTGAGTACCGGGGACAATGTGTGGGGTCACCGTCGCGAGTCCGGTTACACCGCGGGTACGAGTCTGGCCGGCTACAAGGTCGATGCCACCGACGGTCACATCGGCAAGGTGGACAAGCACAACGACGAGGTCGACGCGTCGTACCTGGTGGTGGACACGGGGGTGTGGATCTTCGGCAGGCACGTGCTGCTTCCCGCGGGCACGATCGAGAGCATCGACACCGAGAACAAGGTCGTCCACGTCTCGCGCACCAAGGAAGAGATAAAGAACTCACCCGAGTTCGACAAGGACAAGCACCTGGACGACCACGACCACCGCGCCCGTACCGGCGACTACTACGGCAACACGGCGCCGGGCGCGCCGGGCGTTCCGGGCACCCTGGGCGCGCCGGGCACCGGGCCCGCCGGCATGCCGTAG
- a CDS encoding sigma factor-like helix-turn-helix DNA-binding protein: MPMRHLSMRFGQDMTRAQVGERLGLSRRHISRLRTRILVILDGRDRSRPPPFDVRSVCRATCPARCAVRVRRRRG, from the coding sequence ATGCCCATGCGACATCTGTCCATGCGCTTCGGCCAGGACATGACCCGGGCCCAGGTCGGCGAGCGCTTGGGGCTGTCCCGGAGGCACATCTCCCGGCTGCGCACCCGCATCCTCGTGATCTTGGATGGCCGGGATCGATCCCGGCCGCCGCCGTTCGATGTCAGGAGCGTGTGTCGCGCAACGTGCCCGGCGCGGTGCGCAGTTCGTGTTCGGCGGCGGCGAGGATGA